In Cynocephalus volans isolate mCynVol1 chromosome 13, mCynVol1.pri, whole genome shotgun sequence, a genomic segment contains:
- the MBD1 gene encoding methyl-CpG-binding domain protein 1 isoform X30 produces MAEDWLDCPALGPGWKRREVFRKSGATCGRSDTYYQSPTGDKIRSKVELTRYLGPACDLTLFDFKQGILCYPAPKAHSLVVPSKKRKKPSRPAKTRKRQVGSQKGEVKKDAPGDDTKADTDTAPASFPEPRCCENCGISFSGDGTRRQRLKTLCKDCRAQRIAFNREQRMFKRVGCGECAACQVTEDCGACPTCLLQLPRDVASGLFCKCERRRCLRIVERSRGCGVCRGCQTQEDCGRCQVCLRPPRPGLRRQWRCVQRRCLRHLARRLRRRHQRCQRRPPLAVAPPAGKHGRRRGGCDSKMAAQRRPRAQPLPPLPPSQPPEPTELKRLLPSVCSESEDGAGSPPPCPRRKRPGSARRPHLGPTLKPPLATRTTRPGCAKAPMKQEAGGGFVLPPPGTDLVFLREGASSPVQVPGPAASSKEALLQEAQCSGLSWVVALPQVKQEKADALEEWTPGTAILTSPVLLPGCPSKAVDPGLPPVKQEPPDPEEDKKENKDDAASESAPEEEAGGAGTPVITEIFSLGGTRFRDTAVWLPSLQGRQSGREDGCKVWETKDTLEPTSTSWNPRGWPGTHVSLSPPPASVMWVSCRRSWCPSSQS; encoded by the exons ATGGCTGAGGACTGGCTGGACTGCCCAGCCCTGGGCCCTGGCTGGAAGCGCCGAGAGGTCTTTCGCAAGTCAGGGGCCACCTGCGGGCGCTCAGACACCTATTACCAGAG CCCCACAGGAGACAAGATCCGAAGCAAAGTTGAGTTGACCCGGTACCTGGGCCCTGCGTGTGACCTCACTCTCTTTGACTTCAAACAAGGCATCTTGTGCTATCCAGCCCCAAAG GCCCATTCCTTGGTCGTCCCCAGCAAGAAGCGAAAGAAGCCTTCGAGGCCAGCCAAGACACGGAAACGTCAGGTTGGATCCCAGAAGGGTGAGGTCAAGAAGGATGCGCCGGGGGATGATACCAAAGCTGACACTGACACAGCTCCAGCTTCATTCCCTGAGCCTAG GTGCTGTGAGAACTGTGGAATCAGCTTCTCAGGCGATGGTACCCGAAGGCAGCGGCTCAAGACATTGTGCAAGGACTGCCGAG cacAGAGAATTGCCTTCAACCGGGAGCAGAGGATGTTTAAG CGTGTGGGCTGTGGAGAGTGTGCAGCCTGCCAGGTAACTGAAGACTGTGGGgcctgccccacctgcctgctGCAGCTGCCCCGTGATGTAGCCTCGGGGCTATTCTGCAAGTGTGAGCGGAGACGCTGCCTCCGGATTGTGGAAAGG AGCCGAGGGTGCGGAGTGTGCCGGGGCTGTCAGACCCAAGAGGACTGTGGCCGTTGCCAAGTCTGCCTTCGCCCTCCCCGCCCTGGTCTCAGGCGTCAGTGGAGATGTGTCCAGCGGCGCTGCCTACGG CACCTTGCTCGCCGACTTCGTCGCCGCCATCAGCGATGTCAGCGACGCCCTCCCCTGGCTGTGGCTCCCCCTGCT GGTAAACATGGTCGCCGTAGGGGAGGCTGTGACTCCAAAATGGCTGCCCAACGACGTCCCCGAGCTCAGCCACTGCCTCCGCTTCCCCCATCACAGCCCCCAGAGCCCACAGAGCTG AAGCGGCTGCTGCCCAGTGTCTGTTCAGAGTCCGAAGATGGGGCAGGATCACCCCCACCTTGCCCTCGTCGAAAGAGGCCTGGCTCTGCTCGACGGCCCCATCTGGGCCCCACCCTGAAGCCCCCCTTGGCTACACGCACAACCCGACCAGGCTGTGCCAAGGCTCCAATGAAACAGGAAGCAGGTGGTGGCTTTGTGCTGCCCCCACCTGGCACCGACCTTGTGTTTTTACGGGAGGGCGCAAGTAGTCCTGTGCAGGTGCCAGGCCCTGCTGCATCTTCCAAAGAAGCCCTATTGCAG GAGGCCCAGTGCTCTGGCCTGAGTTGGGTTGTGGCCTTACCCCAGGTGAAGCAAGAGAAGGCGGATGCCCTGGAAGAGTGGACACCGGGCACAGCCATCCTGACTTCTCCTGTATTGCTGCCTGGCTGCCCTAGCAAG GCAGTAGACCCAGGCCTGCCACCTGTGAAGCAAGAGCCACCTGACCCTGAGGAGGATAAGAAGGAGAACAAGGATGACGCTGCCTCTGAATCGGCcccagaggaggaggcaggaggggctggCACGCCTGTG ATCACGGAGATTTTCAGCCTGGGTGGAACCCGCTTCCGGGACACAGCAGTCTGGTTGCCAAG TCTGCAGGGCAGGCAGTCGGGAAGGGAAGATGGATGTAAAGTGTGGGAGACCAAGGACACATTGGAGCCCACGAGCACGAGCTGGAACCCACGAGGATGGCCTGGAACCCATGTCAGTCTCTCACCACCTCCAGCTTCGGTGATGTGGGTGTCCTGCAGAAGAAGCTGGTGCCCTTCCTCACAGAGTTAA
- the MBD1 gene encoding methyl-CpG-binding domain protein 1 isoform X7, which yields MAEDWLDCPALGPGWKRREVFRKSGATCGRSDTYYQSPTGDKIRSKVELTRYLGPACDLTLFDFKQGILCYPAPKAHSLVVPSKKRKKPSRPAKTRKRQVGSQKGEVKKDAPGDDTKADTDTAPASFPEPRCCENCGISFSGDGTRRQRLKTLCKDCRAQRIAFNREQRMFKRVGCGECAACQVTEDCGACPTCLLQLPRDVASGLFCKCERRRCLRIVERSRGCGVCRGCQTQEDCGRCQVCLRPPRPGLRRQWRCVQRRCLRHLARRLRRRHQRCQRRPPLAVAPPAGKHGRRRGGCDSKMAAQRRPRAQPLPPLPPSQPPEPTELQPYTNRRQNRKCGDCAACLRRTDCGRCDFCCDKPKFGGSNQKRQKCRWRQCLQFAMKRLLPSVCSESEDGAGSPPPCPRRKRPGSARRPHLGPTLKPPLATRTTRPGCAKAPMKQEAGGGFVLPPPGTDLVFLREGASSPVQVPGPAASSKEALLQEAQCSGLSWVVALPQVKQEKADALEEWTPGTAILTSPVLLPGCPSKAVDPGLPPVKQEPPDPEEDKKENKDDAASESAPEEEAGGAGTPVITEIFSLGGTRFRDTAVWLPSLQGRQSGREDGCKVWETKDTLEPTSTSWNPRGWPGTHVSLSPPPASVMWVSCRRSWCPSSQS from the exons ATGGCTGAGGACTGGCTGGACTGCCCAGCCCTGGGCCCTGGCTGGAAGCGCCGAGAGGTCTTTCGCAAGTCAGGGGCCACCTGCGGGCGCTCAGACACCTATTACCAGAG CCCCACAGGAGACAAGATCCGAAGCAAAGTTGAGTTGACCCGGTACCTGGGCCCTGCGTGTGACCTCACTCTCTTTGACTTCAAACAAGGCATCTTGTGCTATCCAGCCCCAAAG GCCCATTCCTTGGTCGTCCCCAGCAAGAAGCGAAAGAAGCCTTCGAGGCCAGCCAAGACACGGAAACGTCAGGTTGGATCCCAGAAGGGTGAGGTCAAGAAGGATGCGCCGGGGGATGATACCAAAGCTGACACTGACACAGCTCCAGCTTCATTCCCTGAGCCTAG GTGCTGTGAGAACTGTGGAATCAGCTTCTCAGGCGATGGTACCCGAAGGCAGCGGCTCAAGACATTGTGCAAGGACTGCCGAG cacAGAGAATTGCCTTCAACCGGGAGCAGAGGATGTTTAAG CGTGTGGGCTGTGGAGAGTGTGCAGCCTGCCAGGTAACTGAAGACTGTGGGgcctgccccacctgcctgctGCAGCTGCCCCGTGATGTAGCCTCGGGGCTATTCTGCAAGTGTGAGCGGAGACGCTGCCTCCGGATTGTGGAAAGG AGCCGAGGGTGCGGAGTGTGCCGGGGCTGTCAGACCCAAGAGGACTGTGGCCGTTGCCAAGTCTGCCTTCGCCCTCCCCGCCCTGGTCTCAGGCGTCAGTGGAGATGTGTCCAGCGGCGCTGCCTACGG CACCTTGCTCGCCGACTTCGTCGCCGCCATCAGCGATGTCAGCGACGCCCTCCCCTGGCTGTGGCTCCCCCTGCT GGTAAACATGGTCGCCGTAGGGGAGGCTGTGACTCCAAAATGGCTGCCCAACGACGTCCCCGAGCTCAGCCACTGCCTCCGCTTCCCCCATCACAGCCCCCAGAGCCCACAGAGCTG CAGCCCTACACGAACCGCCGGCAGAACCGCAAGTGCGGGGACTGTGCAGCCTGCCTACGGCGGACGGACTGTGGCCGCTGCGACTTCTGCTGCGACAAGCCCAAATTCGGGGGCAGCAACCAGAAGCGCCAGAAGTGTCGTTGGCGCCAGTGCCTGCAGTTTGCCATG AAGCGGCTGCTGCCCAGTGTCTGTTCAGAGTCCGAAGATGGGGCAGGATCACCCCCACCTTGCCCTCGTCGAAAGAGGCCTGGCTCTGCTCGACGGCCCCATCTGGGCCCCACCCTGAAGCCCCCCTTGGCTACACGCACAACCCGACCAGGCTGTGCCAAGGCTCCAATGAAACAGGAAGCAGGTGGTGGCTTTGTGCTGCCCCCACCTGGCACCGACCTTGTGTTTTTACGGGAGGGCGCAAGTAGTCCTGTGCAGGTGCCAGGCCCTGCTGCATCTTCCAAAGAAGCCCTATTGCAG GAGGCCCAGTGCTCTGGCCTGAGTTGGGTTGTGGCCTTACCCCAGGTGAAGCAAGAGAAGGCGGATGCCCTGGAAGAGTGGACACCGGGCACAGCCATCCTGACTTCTCCTGTATTGCTGCCTGGCTGCCCTAGCAAG GCAGTAGACCCAGGCCTGCCACCTGTGAAGCAAGAGCCACCTGACCCTGAGGAGGATAAGAAGGAGAACAAGGATGACGCTGCCTCTGAATCGGCcccagaggaggaggcaggaggggctggCACGCCTGTG ATCACGGAGATTTTCAGCCTGGGTGGAACCCGCTTCCGGGACACAGCAGTCTGGTTGCCAAG TCTGCAGGGCAGGCAGTCGGGAAGGGAAGATGGATGTAAAGTGTGGGAGACCAAGGACACATTGGAGCCCACGAGCACGAGCTGGAACCCACGAGGATGGCCTGGAACCCATGTCAGTCTCTCACCACCTCCAGCTTCGGTGATGTGGGTGTCCTGCAGAAGAAGCTGGTGCCCTTCCTCACAGAGTTAA
- the MBD1 gene encoding methyl-CpG-binding domain protein 1 isoform X5: protein MAEDWLDCPALGPGWKRREVFRKSGATCGRSDTYYQSPTGDKIRSKVELTRYLGPACDLTLFDFKQGILCYPAPKAHSLVVPSKKRKKPSRPAKTRKRQVGSQKGEVKKDAPGDDTKADTDTAPASFPEPRCCENCGISFSGDGTRRQRLKTLCKDCRAQRIAFNREQRMFKRVGCGECAACQVTEDCGACPTCLLQLPRDVASGLFCKCERRRCLRIVERSRGCGVCRGCQTQEDCGRCQVCLRPPRPGLRRQWRCVQRRCLRHLARRLRRRHQRCQRRPPLAVAPPAGKHGRRRGGCDSKMAAQRRPRAQPLPPLPPSQPPEPTELHPRVLAPSPPAEFIYYCVDEDELQPYTNRRQNRKCGDCAACLRRTDCGRCDFCCDKPKFGGSNQKRQKCRWRQCLQFAMKRLLPSVCSESEDGAGSPPPCPRRKRPGSARRPHLGPTLKPPLATRTTRPGCAKAPMKQEAGGGFVLPPPGTDLVFLREGASSPVQVPGPAASSKEALLQVKQEKADALEEWTPGTAILTSPVLLPGCPSKAVDPGLPPVKQEPPDPEEDKKENKDDAASESAPEEEAGGAGTPVITEIFSLGGTRFRDTAVWLPSLQGRQSGREDGCKVWETKDTLEPTSTSWNPRGWPGTHVSLSPPPASVMWVSCRRSWCPSSQS, encoded by the exons ATGGCTGAGGACTGGCTGGACTGCCCAGCCCTGGGCCCTGGCTGGAAGCGCCGAGAGGTCTTTCGCAAGTCAGGGGCCACCTGCGGGCGCTCAGACACCTATTACCAGAG CCCCACAGGAGACAAGATCCGAAGCAAAGTTGAGTTGACCCGGTACCTGGGCCCTGCGTGTGACCTCACTCTCTTTGACTTCAAACAAGGCATCTTGTGCTATCCAGCCCCAAAG GCCCATTCCTTGGTCGTCCCCAGCAAGAAGCGAAAGAAGCCTTCGAGGCCAGCCAAGACACGGAAACGTCAGGTTGGATCCCAGAAGGGTGAGGTCAAGAAGGATGCGCCGGGGGATGATACCAAAGCTGACACTGACACAGCTCCAGCTTCATTCCCTGAGCCTAG GTGCTGTGAGAACTGTGGAATCAGCTTCTCAGGCGATGGTACCCGAAGGCAGCGGCTCAAGACATTGTGCAAGGACTGCCGAG cacAGAGAATTGCCTTCAACCGGGAGCAGAGGATGTTTAAG CGTGTGGGCTGTGGAGAGTGTGCAGCCTGCCAGGTAACTGAAGACTGTGGGgcctgccccacctgcctgctGCAGCTGCCCCGTGATGTAGCCTCGGGGCTATTCTGCAAGTGTGAGCGGAGACGCTGCCTCCGGATTGTGGAAAGG AGCCGAGGGTGCGGAGTGTGCCGGGGCTGTCAGACCCAAGAGGACTGTGGCCGTTGCCAAGTCTGCCTTCGCCCTCCCCGCCCTGGTCTCAGGCGTCAGTGGAGATGTGTCCAGCGGCGCTGCCTACGG CACCTTGCTCGCCGACTTCGTCGCCGCCATCAGCGATGTCAGCGACGCCCTCCCCTGGCTGTGGCTCCCCCTGCT GGTAAACATGGTCGCCGTAGGGGAGGCTGTGACTCCAAAATGGCTGCCCAACGACGTCCCCGAGCTCAGCCACTGCCTCCGCTTCCCCCATCACAGCCCCCAGAGCCCACAGAGCTG CACCCCAGAGTCCTGGCCCCCTCGCCACCTGCTGAGTTCATCTATTACTGTGTAGACGAGGACGAGCTA CAGCCCTACACGAACCGCCGGCAGAACCGCAAGTGCGGGGACTGTGCAGCCTGCCTACGGCGGACGGACTGTGGCCGCTGCGACTTCTGCTGCGACAAGCCCAAATTCGGGGGCAGCAACCAGAAGCGCCAGAAGTGTCGTTGGCGCCAGTGCCTGCAGTTTGCCATG AAGCGGCTGCTGCCCAGTGTCTGTTCAGAGTCCGAAGATGGGGCAGGATCACCCCCACCTTGCCCTCGTCGAAAGAGGCCTGGCTCTGCTCGACGGCCCCATCTGGGCCCCACCCTGAAGCCCCCCTTGGCTACACGCACAACCCGACCAGGCTGTGCCAAGGCTCCAATGAAACAGGAAGCAGGTGGTGGCTTTGTGCTGCCCCCACCTGGCACCGACCTTGTGTTTTTACGGGAGGGCGCAAGTAGTCCTGTGCAGGTGCCAGGCCCTGCTGCATCTTCCAAAGAAGCCCTATTGCAG GTGAAGCAAGAGAAGGCGGATGCCCTGGAAGAGTGGACACCGGGCACAGCCATCCTGACTTCTCCTGTATTGCTGCCTGGCTGCCCTAGCAAG GCAGTAGACCCAGGCCTGCCACCTGTGAAGCAAGAGCCACCTGACCCTGAGGAGGATAAGAAGGAGAACAAGGATGACGCTGCCTCTGAATCGGCcccagaggaggaggcaggaggggctggCACGCCTGTG ATCACGGAGATTTTCAGCCTGGGTGGAACCCGCTTCCGGGACACAGCAGTCTGGTTGCCAAG TCTGCAGGGCAGGCAGTCGGGAAGGGAAGATGGATGTAAAGTGTGGGAGACCAAGGACACATTGGAGCCCACGAGCACGAGCTGGAACCCACGAGGATGGCCTGGAACCCATGTCAGTCTCTCACCACCTCCAGCTTCGGTGATGTGGGTGTCCTGCAGAAGAAGCTGGTGCCCTTCCTCACAGAGTTAA
- the MBD1 gene encoding methyl-CpG-binding domain protein 1 isoform X8: protein MAEDWLDCPALGPGWKRREVFRKSGATCGRSDTYYQSPTGDKIRSKVELTRYLGPACDLTLFDFKQGILCYPAPKAHSLVVPSKKRKKPSRPAKTRKRQVGSQKGEVKKDAPGDDTKADTDTAPASFPEPRCCENCGISFSGDGTRRQRLKTLCKDCRAQRIAFNREQRMFKRVGCGECAACQVTEDCGACPTCLLQLPRDVASGLFCKCERRRCLRIVERSRGCGVCRGCQTQEDCGRCQVCLRPPRPGLRRQWRCVQRRCLRGKHGRRRGGCDSKMAAQRRPRAQPLPPLPPSQPPEPTELHPRVLAPSPPAEFIYYCVDEDELQPYTNRRQNRKCGDCAACLRRTDCGRCDFCCDKPKFGGSNQKRQKCRWRQCLQFAMKRLLPSVCSESEDGAGSPPPCPRRKRPGSARRPHLGPTLKPPLATRTTRPGCAKAPMKQEAGGGFVLPPPGTDLVFLREGASSPVQVPGPAASSKEALLQEAQCSGLSWVVALPQVKQEKADALEEWTPGTAILTSPVLLPGCPSKAVDPGLPPVKQEPPDPEEDKKENKDDAASESAPEEEAGGAGTPVITEIFSLGGTRFRDTAVWLPSLQGRQSGREDGCKVWETKDTLEPTSTSWNPRGWPGTHVSLSPPPASVMWVSCRRSWCPSSQS, encoded by the exons ATGGCTGAGGACTGGCTGGACTGCCCAGCCCTGGGCCCTGGCTGGAAGCGCCGAGAGGTCTTTCGCAAGTCAGGGGCCACCTGCGGGCGCTCAGACACCTATTACCAGAG CCCCACAGGAGACAAGATCCGAAGCAAAGTTGAGTTGACCCGGTACCTGGGCCCTGCGTGTGACCTCACTCTCTTTGACTTCAAACAAGGCATCTTGTGCTATCCAGCCCCAAAG GCCCATTCCTTGGTCGTCCCCAGCAAGAAGCGAAAGAAGCCTTCGAGGCCAGCCAAGACACGGAAACGTCAGGTTGGATCCCAGAAGGGTGAGGTCAAGAAGGATGCGCCGGGGGATGATACCAAAGCTGACACTGACACAGCTCCAGCTTCATTCCCTGAGCCTAG GTGCTGTGAGAACTGTGGAATCAGCTTCTCAGGCGATGGTACCCGAAGGCAGCGGCTCAAGACATTGTGCAAGGACTGCCGAG cacAGAGAATTGCCTTCAACCGGGAGCAGAGGATGTTTAAG CGTGTGGGCTGTGGAGAGTGTGCAGCCTGCCAGGTAACTGAAGACTGTGGGgcctgccccacctgcctgctGCAGCTGCCCCGTGATGTAGCCTCGGGGCTATTCTGCAAGTGTGAGCGGAGACGCTGCCTCCGGATTGTGGAAAGG AGCCGAGGGTGCGGAGTGTGCCGGGGCTGTCAGACCCAAGAGGACTGTGGCCGTTGCCAAGTCTGCCTTCGCCCTCCCCGCCCTGGTCTCAGGCGTCAGTGGAGATGTGTCCAGCGGCGCTGCCTACGG GGTAAACATGGTCGCCGTAGGGGAGGCTGTGACTCCAAAATGGCTGCCCAACGACGTCCCCGAGCTCAGCCACTGCCTCCGCTTCCCCCATCACAGCCCCCAGAGCCCACAGAGCTG CACCCCAGAGTCCTGGCCCCCTCGCCACCTGCTGAGTTCATCTATTACTGTGTAGACGAGGACGAGCTA CAGCCCTACACGAACCGCCGGCAGAACCGCAAGTGCGGGGACTGTGCAGCCTGCCTACGGCGGACGGACTGTGGCCGCTGCGACTTCTGCTGCGACAAGCCCAAATTCGGGGGCAGCAACCAGAAGCGCCAGAAGTGTCGTTGGCGCCAGTGCCTGCAGTTTGCCATG AAGCGGCTGCTGCCCAGTGTCTGTTCAGAGTCCGAAGATGGGGCAGGATCACCCCCACCTTGCCCTCGTCGAAAGAGGCCTGGCTCTGCTCGACGGCCCCATCTGGGCCCCACCCTGAAGCCCCCCTTGGCTACACGCACAACCCGACCAGGCTGTGCCAAGGCTCCAATGAAACAGGAAGCAGGTGGTGGCTTTGTGCTGCCCCCACCTGGCACCGACCTTGTGTTTTTACGGGAGGGCGCAAGTAGTCCTGTGCAGGTGCCAGGCCCTGCTGCATCTTCCAAAGAAGCCCTATTGCAG GAGGCCCAGTGCTCTGGCCTGAGTTGGGTTGTGGCCTTACCCCAGGTGAAGCAAGAGAAGGCGGATGCCCTGGAAGAGTGGACACCGGGCACAGCCATCCTGACTTCTCCTGTATTGCTGCCTGGCTGCCCTAGCAAG GCAGTAGACCCAGGCCTGCCACCTGTGAAGCAAGAGCCACCTGACCCTGAGGAGGATAAGAAGGAGAACAAGGATGACGCTGCCTCTGAATCGGCcccagaggaggaggcaggaggggctggCACGCCTGTG ATCACGGAGATTTTCAGCCTGGGTGGAACCCGCTTCCGGGACACAGCAGTCTGGTTGCCAAG TCTGCAGGGCAGGCAGTCGGGAAGGGAAGATGGATGTAAAGTGTGGGAGACCAAGGACACATTGGAGCCCACGAGCACGAGCTGGAACCCACGAGGATGGCCTGGAACCCATGTCAGTCTCTCACCACCTCCAGCTTCGGTGATGTGGGTGTCCTGCAGAAGAAGCTGGTGCCCTTCCTCACAGAGTTAA
- the MBD1 gene encoding methyl-CpG-binding domain protein 1 isoform X2: MAEDWLDCPALGPGWKRREVFRKSGATCGRSDTYYQSPTGDKIRSKVELTRYLGPACDLTLFDFKQGILCYPAPKAHSLVVPSKKRKKPSRPAKTRKRQVGSQKGEVKKDAPGDDTKADTDTAPASFPEPRCCENCGISFSGDGTRRQRLKTLCKDCRAQRIAFNREQRMFKRVGCGECAACQVTEDCGACPTCLLQLPRDVASGLFCKCERRRCLRIVERSRGCGVCRGCQTQEDCGRCQVCLRPPRPGLRRQWRCVQRRCLRHLARRLRRRHQRCQRRPPLAVAPPAGKHGRRRGGCDSKMAAQRRPRAQPLPPLPPSQPPEPTELHPRVLAPSPPAEFIYYCVDEDELPYTNRRQNRKCGDCAACLRRTDCGRCDFCCDKPKFGGSNQKRQKCRWRQCLQFAMKRLLPSVCSESEDGAGSPPPCPRRKRPGSARRPHLGPTLKPPLATRTTRPGCAKAPMKQEAGGGFVLPPPGTDLVFLREGASSPVQVPGPAASSKEALLQEAQCSGLSWVVALPQVKQEKADALEEWTPGTAILTSPVLLPGCPSKAVDPGLPPVKQEPPDPEEDKKENKDDAASESAPEEEAGGAGTPVITEIFSLGGTRFRDTAVWLPSLQGRQSGREDGCKVWETKDTLEPTSTSWNPRGWPGTHVSLSPPPASVMWVSCRRSWCPSSQS, from the exons ATGGCTGAGGACTGGCTGGACTGCCCAGCCCTGGGCCCTGGCTGGAAGCGCCGAGAGGTCTTTCGCAAGTCAGGGGCCACCTGCGGGCGCTCAGACACCTATTACCAGAG CCCCACAGGAGACAAGATCCGAAGCAAAGTTGAGTTGACCCGGTACCTGGGCCCTGCGTGTGACCTCACTCTCTTTGACTTCAAACAAGGCATCTTGTGCTATCCAGCCCCAAAG GCCCATTCCTTGGTCGTCCCCAGCAAGAAGCGAAAGAAGCCTTCGAGGCCAGCCAAGACACGGAAACGTCAGGTTGGATCCCAGAAGGGTGAGGTCAAGAAGGATGCGCCGGGGGATGATACCAAAGCTGACACTGACACAGCTCCAGCTTCATTCCCTGAGCCTAG GTGCTGTGAGAACTGTGGAATCAGCTTCTCAGGCGATGGTACCCGAAGGCAGCGGCTCAAGACATTGTGCAAGGACTGCCGAG cacAGAGAATTGCCTTCAACCGGGAGCAGAGGATGTTTAAG CGTGTGGGCTGTGGAGAGTGTGCAGCCTGCCAGGTAACTGAAGACTGTGGGgcctgccccacctgcctgctGCAGCTGCCCCGTGATGTAGCCTCGGGGCTATTCTGCAAGTGTGAGCGGAGACGCTGCCTCCGGATTGTGGAAAGG AGCCGAGGGTGCGGAGTGTGCCGGGGCTGTCAGACCCAAGAGGACTGTGGCCGTTGCCAAGTCTGCCTTCGCCCTCCCCGCCCTGGTCTCAGGCGTCAGTGGAGATGTGTCCAGCGGCGCTGCCTACGG CACCTTGCTCGCCGACTTCGTCGCCGCCATCAGCGATGTCAGCGACGCCCTCCCCTGGCTGTGGCTCCCCCTGCT GGTAAACATGGTCGCCGTAGGGGAGGCTGTGACTCCAAAATGGCTGCCCAACGACGTCCCCGAGCTCAGCCACTGCCTCCGCTTCCCCCATCACAGCCCCCAGAGCCCACAGAGCTG CACCCCAGAGTCCTGGCCCCCTCGCCACCTGCTGAGTTCATCTATTACTGTGTAGACGAGGACGAGCTA CCCTACACGAACCGCCGGCAGAACCGCAAGTGCGGGGACTGTGCAGCCTGCCTACGGCGGACGGACTGTGGCCGCTGCGACTTCTGCTGCGACAAGCCCAAATTCGGGGGCAGCAACCAGAAGCGCCAGAAGTGTCGTTGGCGCCAGTGCCTGCAGTTTGCCATG AAGCGGCTGCTGCCCAGTGTCTGTTCAGAGTCCGAAGATGGGGCAGGATCACCCCCACCTTGCCCTCGTCGAAAGAGGCCTGGCTCTGCTCGACGGCCCCATCTGGGCCCCACCCTGAAGCCCCCCTTGGCTACACGCACAACCCGACCAGGCTGTGCCAAGGCTCCAATGAAACAGGAAGCAGGTGGTGGCTTTGTGCTGCCCCCACCTGGCACCGACCTTGTGTTTTTACGGGAGGGCGCAAGTAGTCCTGTGCAGGTGCCAGGCCCTGCTGCATCTTCCAAAGAAGCCCTATTGCAG GAGGCCCAGTGCTCTGGCCTGAGTTGGGTTGTGGCCTTACCCCAGGTGAAGCAAGAGAAGGCGGATGCCCTGGAAGAGTGGACACCGGGCACAGCCATCCTGACTTCTCCTGTATTGCTGCCTGGCTGCCCTAGCAAG GCAGTAGACCCAGGCCTGCCACCTGTGAAGCAAGAGCCACCTGACCCTGAGGAGGATAAGAAGGAGAACAAGGATGACGCTGCCTCTGAATCGGCcccagaggaggaggcaggaggggctggCACGCCTGTG ATCACGGAGATTTTCAGCCTGGGTGGAACCCGCTTCCGGGACACAGCAGTCTGGTTGCCAAG TCTGCAGGGCAGGCAGTCGGGAAGGGAAGATGGATGTAAAGTGTGGGAGACCAAGGACACATTGGAGCCCACGAGCACGAGCTGGAACCCACGAGGATGGCCTGGAACCCATGTCAGTCTCTCACCACCTCCAGCTTCGGTGATGTGGGTGTCCTGCAGAAGAAGCTGGTGCCCTTCCTCACAGAGTTAA